A single genomic interval of Hoplias malabaricus isolate fHopMal1 chromosome 7, fHopMal1.hap1, whole genome shotgun sequence harbors:
- the emilin1a gene encoding EMILIN-1-A isoform X2 yields MEQHLLCWVVVWLVSGYFWSSGATSYGQHAEFTAQSAGRVASRHRNWCAYVVTKTVSCVMEDGVETYVKPEYQRCAWGQCSRAVVYRTYRKPRYKIAYKMVTEMEWKCCYGYSGEDCSVSPSSGSDSQDVTSRPSTSQTGSSARGRGDSEKIRQLEEKIHSLTRELHQMQSTLHGMNQKIVEGSHQGGSNSGHNPADAAQPEMRETISSIQSKLDLLDNMTQVHDRTLISINNHLVSGSATGNELDRGAEYSRLKEEILRELEYRVTLSCSSCQNGVEDIQKQQQENRDQIKAMEKYVDRQHKQTMEVMQRELTHLQSCCNSIADLEKRVSAIERKVSSNAESYDILQNLLDKELKGIGGRDKVTEERLNGRIRDLERRLNGTMRKAEQKCSHTESSMKELLQREINQIRNSVLRQNDDQNFRVTNIEQDVRELKHSVDDHKIRINELENKTSLLNNKLKSAVALCAETCAAQGQSRTTEDTVKTLEWKVISNEENIQKFDTRLKDLSVSGDSLLDRISDISHDVQKVKDLMGENGENFNRVVTEVEMLGNDCELCSSVFGRLEKELLTLKNTSRGAFEKCQVELTNLRKRVDSDESTCSQVCSNLQEEVGKLKEEVEKCQGQCMISMNENQKHINEQHVITSTLGKELKSVQGELSGVQLTFSSINDTLKGLGRTVQRHGNSITDLGTSKDRIFSEIDKIQKNLTGHIDNSHRRFSRVEHEIHSVNNNMLTEMGNCRHAGEGLEKRLSKMEDVCGRLDSVSESLQHIKDGLSRHVSGLWTCVNGLNATIITQGDAIDSIHPHLRNIHETMNNFNSSLVHLQSEFQPFTEKDFTGPPGPQGERGYTGLQGPRGPTGKVGPPGIQGPLGPPGLRGEEGPPGSDAKVPRLSFSAALTQPQINPGTIIFNKVFVNEGDSYDPSSGVFTAPMSGRYFFSAVLTGHKNVKIEAVLSRSNYGVARGDSAGYQPEGLEKPMAEVRQTPGSLVIFNIILPLEDGETVCIDLVTGKLANSVEPLTIFSGMLLYEDVDAIL; encoded by the exons ATGGAGCAACACTTGCTTTGTTGGGTGGTGGTGTGGCTAGTGTCCGGATACTTTTGGTCCTCGGGGGCGACCTCATACGGTCAGCACGCGGAGTTCACAGCTCAGAGCGCGGGGAGAGTGGCCAGCAGACACAG GAATTGGTGTGCCTATGTAGTAACAAAAACTGTTAGCTGTGTTATGGAGGATGGAGTGGAGACATATGTGAAGCCAGAATACCAGCGCTGCGCTTGGGGCCAGTGTTCTCGGGCagttgt GTATCGCACCTACAGAAAACCCAGGTACAAAATTGCCTACAAGATGGTGACAGAAATGGAGTGGAAGTGTTGTTATGGTTACTCAGGCGAAGACTGCAGTGTTAGCCCCAGTAGTGGCTCAGACTCACAAGATGTCACCTCCAGACCTTCTACGTCACAAACAGGATCCAGTGCCAGAG gAAGAGGGGACAGCGAGAAGATCAGGCAGCTCGAGGAGAAGATCCACAGTCTTACCAGGGAACTCCACCAAATGCAATCCACATTACATGGAATGAATCAGAAAATAGTTGAAGGGTCTCATCAAGGAGGCAGCAACAGTGGGCACAACCCTGCTGATGCAGCCCAGCCAGAGATGAGGGAAACCATCAGTAGCATCCAGAGTAAATTGGATCTACTGGACAACATGACACAAGTACATGACAGGACTCTCATCAGCATCAACAACCATCTAGTTAGTGGCAGTGCTACAGGTAATGAGCTAGACAGGGGAGCTGAGTACAGCAGACTGAAGGAAGAGATTCTGCGGGAGTTAGAATATCGCGTCACCCTTTCCTGCTCATCTTGCCAGAATGGGGTGGAGGACATTCAGAAGCAGCAGCAAGAGAACCGAGACCAGATCAAAGCAATGGAAAAGTATGTGGACAGGCAGCACAAGCAAACAATGGAGGTCATGCAAAGGGAGCTGACCCACTTACAGAGTTGTTGTAACTCTATAGCTGACCTCGAGAAGAGAGTCAGTGCCATAGAAAGAAAGGTCAGTTCTAATGCTGAGTCATATGACATCTTACAAAATCTGTTGGATAAAGAGTTGAAGGGGATTGGAGGCAGAGATAAAGTAACAGAGGAGAGACTGAACGGCCGCATTAGAGACCTAGAGAGACGCCTGAATGGAACCATGAGGAAAGCCGAGCAGAAATGCTCACACACTGAGAgcagcatgaaggagttactaCAAAGAGAGATCAACCAGATACGCAACTCCGTCCTTCGTCAAAATGATGATCAGAATTTCAGAGTTACTAATATTGAGCAAGACGTCAGGGAACTAAAGCATTCGGTTGATGACCACAAGATCCGTATAAATGAACTGGAAAACAAGACATCTCTACTTAACAACAAGTTGAAATCAGCAGTTGCTTTATGTGCAGAGACATGCGCTGCACAGGGACAAAGTAGGACCACTGAGGATACCGTGAAAACACTGGAGTGGAAAGTAATTTCCAATGAGGAAAACATCCAAAAGTTTGACACCAGATTGAAGGATCTTTCTGTGTCTGGTGACTCCTTGCTGGACCGCATTTCAGACATCAGCCATGATGTTCAGAAAGTCAAGGACTTGATGGGTGAGAATGGGGAGAATTTCAACAGGGTTGTTACCGAGGTAGAAATGTTAGGGAATGATTGTGAGCTTTGTAGTTCAGTTTTCGGGAGATTAGAGAAGGAACTGCTCACCTTGAAAAACACAAGCAGGGGTGCCTTTGAAAAATGTCAAGTTGAGCTTACCAACTTGAGGAAGAGGGTTGATTCTGATGAAAGCACATGCTCCCAAGTATGCTCTAACCTGCAGGAGGAAGTGGGCAAACTGAAGGAAGAGGTGGAAAAATGCCAGGGGCAATGCATGATCAGTATGAATGAGAACCAGAAGCACATCAATGAACAGCATGTTATAACTAGTACACTGGGCAAGGAGCTTAAGTCTGTTCAAGGTGAGCTCTCAGGAGTCCAATTGACCTTTAGCTCCATTAATGATACTTTGAAGGGGCTTGGTCGTACTGTTCAGAGACATGGCAACAGTATAACTGACCTGGGCACATCTAAAGACAGGATCTTTTCTGAGATTGACAAGATCCAGAAAAATTTAACCGGGCATATAGACAACAGCCACAGACGCTTCAGTCGTGTTGAACATGAGATCCACAGCGTAAATAACAACATGTTGACTGAGATGGGTAATTGCAGACACGCTGGTGAGGGCCTGGAAAAGAGGCTTTCAAAAATGGAGGATGTCTGTGGCAGACTGGATTCCGTTTCAGAGAGTCTACAGCACATTAAGGATGGATTGAGCAGACATGTGTCAGGGCTCTGGACCTGTGTCAATGGACTCAATGCTACGATCATCACTCAGGGAGATGCTATAGACAGCATACATCCTCATTTGAGGAATATCCATGAGACAATGAATAATTTTAACTCCTCACTAGTGCACCTTCAATCAGAGTTCCAGCCCTTTACTGAAAAAGACTTTACTG GACCCCCTGGACCACAAGGAGAGAGAGGCTACACGGGGTTACAAGGGCCAAGGGGTCCCACCGGTAAAGTAGGTCCCCCGGGAATACAGGGTCCATTAGGACCACCAG GCCTCAGAGGTGAAGAGG GCCCTCCAGGGAGTGATGCGAAAGTACCGAGACTGTCATTTTCCGCAGCCCTAACACAACCTCAAATTAATCCTGGCACCATTATCTTCAACAAGGTGTTTGTTAATGAAGGGGACTCATATGATCCAAGCTCAG GTGTGTTTACGGCACCGATGAGTGGACGCTATTTCTTCAGCGCAGTCCTGACTGGTCACAAAAATGTGAAGATTGAGGCAGTGCTTTCTAGGTCCAACTACGGAGTTGCTCGCGGAGACTCGGCTGGTTACCAGCCGGAGGGTCTGGAAAAACCCATGGCTGAAGTCAGGCAAACTCCAGGTTCTCTGGTCATATTCAACATCATACTTCCTCTGGAAGACGGAGAAACAGTCTGCATTGACTTGGTCACGGGTAAACTGGCCAACTCTGTCGAACCCCTTACCATCTTCAGTGGAATGCTACTGTATGAGGATGTGGATGCCATTTTATAA
- the emilin1a gene encoding EMILIN-1-A isoform X3: MEDGVETYVKPEYQRCAWGQCSRAVVYRTYRKPRYKIAYKMVTEMEWKCCYGYSGEDCSVSPSSGSDSQDVTSRPSTSQTGSSARGGEGRGDSEKIRQLEEKIHSLTRELHQMQSTLHGMNQKIVEGSHQGGSNSGHNPADAAQPEMRETISSIQSKLDLLDNMTQVHDRTLISINNHLVSGSATGNELDRGAEYSRLKEEILRELEYRVTLSCSSCQNGVEDIQKQQQENRDQIKAMEKYVDRQHKQTMEVMQRELTHLQSCCNSIADLEKRVSAIERKVSSNAESYDILQNLLDKELKGIGGRDKVTEERLNGRIRDLERRLNGTMRKAEQKCSHTESSMKELLQREINQIRNSVLRQNDDQNFRVTNIEQDVRELKHSVDDHKIRINELENKTSLLNNKLKSAVALCAETCAAQGQSRTTEDTVKTLEWKVISNEENIQKFDTRLKDLSVSGDSLLDRISDISHDVQKVKDLMGENGENFNRVVTEVEMLGNDCELCSSVFGRLEKELLTLKNTSRGAFEKCQVELTNLRKRVDSDESTCSQVCSNLQEEVGKLKEEVEKCQGQCMISMNENQKHINEQHVITSTLGKELKSVQGELSGVQLTFSSINDTLKGLGRTVQRHGNSITDLGTSKDRIFSEIDKIQKNLTGHIDNSHRRFSRVEHEIHSVNNNMLTEMGNCRHAGEGLEKRLSKMEDVCGRLDSVSESLQHIKDGLSRHVSGLWTCVNGLNATIITQGDAIDSIHPHLRNIHETMNNFNSSLVHLQSEFQPFTEKDFTGPPGPQGERGYTGLQGPRGPTGKVGPPGIQGPLGPPGLRGEEGPPGSDAKVPRLSFSAALTQPQINPGTIIFNKVFVNEGDSYDPSSGVFTAPMSGRYFFSAVLTGHKNVKIEAVLSRSNYGVARGDSAGYQPEGLEKPMAEVRQTPGSLVIFNIILPLEDGETVCIDLVTGKLANSVEPLTIFSGMLLYEDVDAIL, from the exons ATGGAGGATGGAGTGGAGACATATGTGAAGCCAGAATACCAGCGCTGCGCTTGGGGCCAGTGTTCTCGGGCagttgt GTATCGCACCTACAGAAAACCCAGGTACAAAATTGCCTACAAGATGGTGACAGAAATGGAGTGGAAGTGTTGTTATGGTTACTCAGGCGAAGACTGCAGTGTTAGCCCCAGTAGTGGCTCAGACTCACAAGATGTCACCTCCAGACCTTCTACGTCACAAACAGGATCCAGTGCCAGAGGTGGTGAAG gAAGAGGGGACAGCGAGAAGATCAGGCAGCTCGAGGAGAAGATCCACAGTCTTACCAGGGAACTCCACCAAATGCAATCCACATTACATGGAATGAATCAGAAAATAGTTGAAGGGTCTCATCAAGGAGGCAGCAACAGTGGGCACAACCCTGCTGATGCAGCCCAGCCAGAGATGAGGGAAACCATCAGTAGCATCCAGAGTAAATTGGATCTACTGGACAACATGACACAAGTACATGACAGGACTCTCATCAGCATCAACAACCATCTAGTTAGTGGCAGTGCTACAGGTAATGAGCTAGACAGGGGAGCTGAGTACAGCAGACTGAAGGAAGAGATTCTGCGGGAGTTAGAATATCGCGTCACCCTTTCCTGCTCATCTTGCCAGAATGGGGTGGAGGACATTCAGAAGCAGCAGCAAGAGAACCGAGACCAGATCAAAGCAATGGAAAAGTATGTGGACAGGCAGCACAAGCAAACAATGGAGGTCATGCAAAGGGAGCTGACCCACTTACAGAGTTGTTGTAACTCTATAGCTGACCTCGAGAAGAGAGTCAGTGCCATAGAAAGAAAGGTCAGTTCTAATGCTGAGTCATATGACATCTTACAAAATCTGTTGGATAAAGAGTTGAAGGGGATTGGAGGCAGAGATAAAGTAACAGAGGAGAGACTGAACGGCCGCATTAGAGACCTAGAGAGACGCCTGAATGGAACCATGAGGAAAGCCGAGCAGAAATGCTCACACACTGAGAgcagcatgaaggagttactaCAAAGAGAGATCAACCAGATACGCAACTCCGTCCTTCGTCAAAATGATGATCAGAATTTCAGAGTTACTAATATTGAGCAAGACGTCAGGGAACTAAAGCATTCGGTTGATGACCACAAGATCCGTATAAATGAACTGGAAAACAAGACATCTCTACTTAACAACAAGTTGAAATCAGCAGTTGCTTTATGTGCAGAGACATGCGCTGCACAGGGACAAAGTAGGACCACTGAGGATACCGTGAAAACACTGGAGTGGAAAGTAATTTCCAATGAGGAAAACATCCAAAAGTTTGACACCAGATTGAAGGATCTTTCTGTGTCTGGTGACTCCTTGCTGGACCGCATTTCAGACATCAGCCATGATGTTCAGAAAGTCAAGGACTTGATGGGTGAGAATGGGGAGAATTTCAACAGGGTTGTTACCGAGGTAGAAATGTTAGGGAATGATTGTGAGCTTTGTAGTTCAGTTTTCGGGAGATTAGAGAAGGAACTGCTCACCTTGAAAAACACAAGCAGGGGTGCCTTTGAAAAATGTCAAGTTGAGCTTACCAACTTGAGGAAGAGGGTTGATTCTGATGAAAGCACATGCTCCCAAGTATGCTCTAACCTGCAGGAGGAAGTGGGCAAACTGAAGGAAGAGGTGGAAAAATGCCAGGGGCAATGCATGATCAGTATGAATGAGAACCAGAAGCACATCAATGAACAGCATGTTATAACTAGTACACTGGGCAAGGAGCTTAAGTCTGTTCAAGGTGAGCTCTCAGGAGTCCAATTGACCTTTAGCTCCATTAATGATACTTTGAAGGGGCTTGGTCGTACTGTTCAGAGACATGGCAACAGTATAACTGACCTGGGCACATCTAAAGACAGGATCTTTTCTGAGATTGACAAGATCCAGAAAAATTTAACCGGGCATATAGACAACAGCCACAGACGCTTCAGTCGTGTTGAACATGAGATCCACAGCGTAAATAACAACATGTTGACTGAGATGGGTAATTGCAGACACGCTGGTGAGGGCCTGGAAAAGAGGCTTTCAAAAATGGAGGATGTCTGTGGCAGACTGGATTCCGTTTCAGAGAGTCTACAGCACATTAAGGATGGATTGAGCAGACATGTGTCAGGGCTCTGGACCTGTGTCAATGGACTCAATGCTACGATCATCACTCAGGGAGATGCTATAGACAGCATACATCCTCATTTGAGGAATATCCATGAGACAATGAATAATTTTAACTCCTCACTAGTGCACCTTCAATCAGAGTTCCAGCCCTTTACTGAAAAAGACTTTACTG GACCCCCTGGACCACAAGGAGAGAGAGGCTACACGGGGTTACAAGGGCCAAGGGGTCCCACCGGTAAAGTAGGTCCCCCGGGAATACAGGGTCCATTAGGACCACCAG GCCTCAGAGGTGAAGAGG GCCCTCCAGGGAGTGATGCGAAAGTACCGAGACTGTCATTTTCCGCAGCCCTAACACAACCTCAAATTAATCCTGGCACCATTATCTTCAACAAGGTGTTTGTTAATGAAGGGGACTCATATGATCCAAGCTCAG GTGTGTTTACGGCACCGATGAGTGGACGCTATTTCTTCAGCGCAGTCCTGACTGGTCACAAAAATGTGAAGATTGAGGCAGTGCTTTCTAGGTCCAACTACGGAGTTGCTCGCGGAGACTCGGCTGGTTACCAGCCGGAGGGTCTGGAAAAACCCATGGCTGAAGTCAGGCAAACTCCAGGTTCTCTGGTCATATTCAACATCATACTTCCTCTGGAAGACGGAGAAACAGTCTGCATTGACTTGGTCACGGGTAAACTGGCCAACTCTGTCGAACCCCTTACCATCTTCAGTGGAATGCTACTGTATGAGGATGTGGATGCCATTTTATAA
- the emilin1a gene encoding EMILIN-1-A isoform X1, producing MEQHLLCWVVVWLVSGYFWSSGATSYGQHAEFTAQSAGRVASRHRNWCAYVVTKTVSCVMEDGVETYVKPEYQRCAWGQCSRAVVYRTYRKPRYKIAYKMVTEMEWKCCYGYSGEDCSVSPSSGSDSQDVTSRPSTSQTGSSARGGEGRGDSEKIRQLEEKIHSLTRELHQMQSTLHGMNQKIVEGSHQGGSNSGHNPADAAQPEMRETISSIQSKLDLLDNMTQVHDRTLISINNHLVSGSATGNELDRGAEYSRLKEEILRELEYRVTLSCSSCQNGVEDIQKQQQENRDQIKAMEKYVDRQHKQTMEVMQRELTHLQSCCNSIADLEKRVSAIERKVSSNAESYDILQNLLDKELKGIGGRDKVTEERLNGRIRDLERRLNGTMRKAEQKCSHTESSMKELLQREINQIRNSVLRQNDDQNFRVTNIEQDVRELKHSVDDHKIRINELENKTSLLNNKLKSAVALCAETCAAQGQSRTTEDTVKTLEWKVISNEENIQKFDTRLKDLSVSGDSLLDRISDISHDVQKVKDLMGENGENFNRVVTEVEMLGNDCELCSSVFGRLEKELLTLKNTSRGAFEKCQVELTNLRKRVDSDESTCSQVCSNLQEEVGKLKEEVEKCQGQCMISMNENQKHINEQHVITSTLGKELKSVQGELSGVQLTFSSINDTLKGLGRTVQRHGNSITDLGTSKDRIFSEIDKIQKNLTGHIDNSHRRFSRVEHEIHSVNNNMLTEMGNCRHAGEGLEKRLSKMEDVCGRLDSVSESLQHIKDGLSRHVSGLWTCVNGLNATIITQGDAIDSIHPHLRNIHETMNNFNSSLVHLQSEFQPFTEKDFTGPPGPQGERGYTGLQGPRGPTGKVGPPGIQGPLGPPGLRGEEGPPGSDAKVPRLSFSAALTQPQINPGTIIFNKVFVNEGDSYDPSSGVFTAPMSGRYFFSAVLTGHKNVKIEAVLSRSNYGVARGDSAGYQPEGLEKPMAEVRQTPGSLVIFNIILPLEDGETVCIDLVTGKLANSVEPLTIFSGMLLYEDVDAIL from the exons ATGGAGCAACACTTGCTTTGTTGGGTGGTGGTGTGGCTAGTGTCCGGATACTTTTGGTCCTCGGGGGCGACCTCATACGGTCAGCACGCGGAGTTCACAGCTCAGAGCGCGGGGAGAGTGGCCAGCAGACACAG GAATTGGTGTGCCTATGTAGTAACAAAAACTGTTAGCTGTGTTATGGAGGATGGAGTGGAGACATATGTGAAGCCAGAATACCAGCGCTGCGCTTGGGGCCAGTGTTCTCGGGCagttgt GTATCGCACCTACAGAAAACCCAGGTACAAAATTGCCTACAAGATGGTGACAGAAATGGAGTGGAAGTGTTGTTATGGTTACTCAGGCGAAGACTGCAGTGTTAGCCCCAGTAGTGGCTCAGACTCACAAGATGTCACCTCCAGACCTTCTACGTCACAAACAGGATCCAGTGCCAGAGGTGGTGAAG gAAGAGGGGACAGCGAGAAGATCAGGCAGCTCGAGGAGAAGATCCACAGTCTTACCAGGGAACTCCACCAAATGCAATCCACATTACATGGAATGAATCAGAAAATAGTTGAAGGGTCTCATCAAGGAGGCAGCAACAGTGGGCACAACCCTGCTGATGCAGCCCAGCCAGAGATGAGGGAAACCATCAGTAGCATCCAGAGTAAATTGGATCTACTGGACAACATGACACAAGTACATGACAGGACTCTCATCAGCATCAACAACCATCTAGTTAGTGGCAGTGCTACAGGTAATGAGCTAGACAGGGGAGCTGAGTACAGCAGACTGAAGGAAGAGATTCTGCGGGAGTTAGAATATCGCGTCACCCTTTCCTGCTCATCTTGCCAGAATGGGGTGGAGGACATTCAGAAGCAGCAGCAAGAGAACCGAGACCAGATCAAAGCAATGGAAAAGTATGTGGACAGGCAGCACAAGCAAACAATGGAGGTCATGCAAAGGGAGCTGACCCACTTACAGAGTTGTTGTAACTCTATAGCTGACCTCGAGAAGAGAGTCAGTGCCATAGAAAGAAAGGTCAGTTCTAATGCTGAGTCATATGACATCTTACAAAATCTGTTGGATAAAGAGTTGAAGGGGATTGGAGGCAGAGATAAAGTAACAGAGGAGAGACTGAACGGCCGCATTAGAGACCTAGAGAGACGCCTGAATGGAACCATGAGGAAAGCCGAGCAGAAATGCTCACACACTGAGAgcagcatgaaggagttactaCAAAGAGAGATCAACCAGATACGCAACTCCGTCCTTCGTCAAAATGATGATCAGAATTTCAGAGTTACTAATATTGAGCAAGACGTCAGGGAACTAAAGCATTCGGTTGATGACCACAAGATCCGTATAAATGAACTGGAAAACAAGACATCTCTACTTAACAACAAGTTGAAATCAGCAGTTGCTTTATGTGCAGAGACATGCGCTGCACAGGGACAAAGTAGGACCACTGAGGATACCGTGAAAACACTGGAGTGGAAAGTAATTTCCAATGAGGAAAACATCCAAAAGTTTGACACCAGATTGAAGGATCTTTCTGTGTCTGGTGACTCCTTGCTGGACCGCATTTCAGACATCAGCCATGATGTTCAGAAAGTCAAGGACTTGATGGGTGAGAATGGGGAGAATTTCAACAGGGTTGTTACCGAGGTAGAAATGTTAGGGAATGATTGTGAGCTTTGTAGTTCAGTTTTCGGGAGATTAGAGAAGGAACTGCTCACCTTGAAAAACACAAGCAGGGGTGCCTTTGAAAAATGTCAAGTTGAGCTTACCAACTTGAGGAAGAGGGTTGATTCTGATGAAAGCACATGCTCCCAAGTATGCTCTAACCTGCAGGAGGAAGTGGGCAAACTGAAGGAAGAGGTGGAAAAATGCCAGGGGCAATGCATGATCAGTATGAATGAGAACCAGAAGCACATCAATGAACAGCATGTTATAACTAGTACACTGGGCAAGGAGCTTAAGTCTGTTCAAGGTGAGCTCTCAGGAGTCCAATTGACCTTTAGCTCCATTAATGATACTTTGAAGGGGCTTGGTCGTACTGTTCAGAGACATGGCAACAGTATAACTGACCTGGGCACATCTAAAGACAGGATCTTTTCTGAGATTGACAAGATCCAGAAAAATTTAACCGGGCATATAGACAACAGCCACAGACGCTTCAGTCGTGTTGAACATGAGATCCACAGCGTAAATAACAACATGTTGACTGAGATGGGTAATTGCAGACACGCTGGTGAGGGCCTGGAAAAGAGGCTTTCAAAAATGGAGGATGTCTGTGGCAGACTGGATTCCGTTTCAGAGAGTCTACAGCACATTAAGGATGGATTGAGCAGACATGTGTCAGGGCTCTGGACCTGTGTCAATGGACTCAATGCTACGATCATCACTCAGGGAGATGCTATAGACAGCATACATCCTCATTTGAGGAATATCCATGAGACAATGAATAATTTTAACTCCTCACTAGTGCACCTTCAATCAGAGTTCCAGCCCTTTACTGAAAAAGACTTTACTG GACCCCCTGGACCACAAGGAGAGAGAGGCTACACGGGGTTACAAGGGCCAAGGGGTCCCACCGGTAAAGTAGGTCCCCCGGGAATACAGGGTCCATTAGGACCACCAG GCCTCAGAGGTGAAGAGG GCCCTCCAGGGAGTGATGCGAAAGTACCGAGACTGTCATTTTCCGCAGCCCTAACACAACCTCAAATTAATCCTGGCACCATTATCTTCAACAAGGTGTTTGTTAATGAAGGGGACTCATATGATCCAAGCTCAG GTGTGTTTACGGCACCGATGAGTGGACGCTATTTCTTCAGCGCAGTCCTGACTGGTCACAAAAATGTGAAGATTGAGGCAGTGCTTTCTAGGTCCAACTACGGAGTTGCTCGCGGAGACTCGGCTGGTTACCAGCCGGAGGGTCTGGAAAAACCCATGGCTGAAGTCAGGCAAACTCCAGGTTCTCTGGTCATATTCAACATCATACTTCCTCTGGAAGACGGAGAAACAGTCTGCATTGACTTGGTCACGGGTAAACTGGCCAACTCTGTCGAACCCCTTACCATCTTCAGTGGAATGCTACTGTATGAGGATGTGGATGCCATTTTATAA